Part of the Aquabacterium sp. NJ1 genome, GTGGCCGCCGTCACCACGGTGCTGATCCCCAAGACTGCACCGGCCACAGGCCGCAAGCTGCTGTCCTACCAGGCCATGTACGACAGCCTGCAACTCAACTGCACGCCCTCGGGCCTGACCGTCAGTGGCAAGCTGTTCGAGAAGGGCTATGTGAACACCGCGCTGGACCAGGGCGTACTGGTAGTCATGAGCGACTATGAGGGCCTGCAATCGCAATGGATGGCCGGACTCAACACCGCGCACAGCGTGCTGGATGGCATCCGTGCCGCCGAGCGGTTCAGCCAGAGCGGCCTGAGCAGCGCCACACCGGTGGCCCTGATGGGTTACTCGGGCGGCGGGCATGCCACGGCATGGGCCAATGAAGTCGCGCTCGAGTACGCACCCGAATTGAACATCGTGGGGGCGGCCATGGGTGGCCTGCCGGTCAAGCCACTCAACGTGGCCAGGAAGGTGGACGGCACCCTGTTTGCGGGCGTCTACTTTGGCGCGGTGCTGGGCTTGTCACGAGCCAACCCCCAGATCAATCCCATTGACTACGCCACCCCTGCCGGGCTGACCATGCTCAAGGACATGGCCAACCGCTGCCTGCTGGGCACCCTGGAGGGGCAACCCGAGATGCTCACGCCTTACATCTTCAAAAA contains:
- a CDS encoding lipase family protein — translated: MPKTSPASAAILLLGLAGTLHGASAQQAYPMASAAVQPVNDSFYVAPSAAVLAGAQPGTVLRYRAIPNTTYSARVNAAYQLMYRSTDSHGVPVAAVTTVLIPKTAPATGRKLLSYQAMYDSLQLNCTPSGLTVSGKLFEKGYVNTALDQGVLVVMSDYEGLQSQWMAGLNTAHSVLDGIRAAERFSQSGLSSATPVALMGYSGGGHATAWANEVALEYAPELNIVGAAMGGLPVKPLNVARKVDGTLFAGVYFGAVLGLSRANPQINPIDYATPAGLTMLKDMANRCLLGTLEGQPEMLTPYIFKKGSQYLKDPNFLDLPEMQAIGAANNLGNRLPKAPMYIFEGVLDEVMPLADVDQLVKTYCEQGQKVQYKRVPLGDHISLALSPSASMNYVLDRLNGKAAPNTCN